The Vicia villosa cultivar HV-30 ecotype Madison, WI linkage group LG1, Vvil1.0, whole genome shotgun sequence genome includes a region encoding these proteins:
- the LOC131646687 gene encoding PR5-like receptor kinase, giving the protein MLVHYLEGETRVEAIAQELRDRDEALRQLKFNLQNAQEQMKHFADKKRRAVHYDIGDWVFLKSRPHRQHSVVRRIHQKLSPRFFGPFQIIQKIGQVAYKLQLPVSSKIHPIFHVSQLKKAVGNYIAIPELPASLETDKRAIIPARVLSWRDRWEQGQHKREWLIQWEGMDVGDATWEEELLLKSQFPDLSLEDKASVEGGGDDRKEAETIDNEGEIFNYLINYAVASSTGVLGVLALLAWFLRRRFISNKNSPYQIIELFLKNHGHLAAKRYTYTDIKKATNSFKNKLGHGGYGSVYKGKLQDGSLVAVKILSESNGNGEEFINEVASISVTSHVNIVSLLGFCLEGSKRALIYDYMPNGSLEKFINEDKDPLKLSFPLSCNTIYNIAIGVARGLEYLHKGCNTKILHFDIKPHNILLDGDFCPKISDFGLAKVCARKEMFSRNFGSVSHKSDVYSYGMMVLEMVGGKHNNNMVDDERSSEIYFPHWIYKRLELNQEPRLQSNNNKFDKQIVRKMIIVSLWCIQTDPSHRPEMSKVVEMMEGSLESLQIPPKPFLSSPPRPPSESSDCNTYTYTSHDWYPSGTLHSPYH; this is encoded by the exons ATGTTGGTGCATTATTTGGAGGGTGAGACTCGTGTTGAAGCTATTGCACAGGAGTTGCGAGACAGGGACGAAGCATTACGTCAGCTGAAGTTCAATTTACAAAATgctcaagaacaaatgaagcaTTTTGCTGACAAAAAAAGGAGGGCAGTTCATTATGATATTGGGGACTGGGTATTTTTGAAGTCGCGTCCTCACCGGCAGCATTCTGTGGTTCGTAGAATCCACCAAAAGCTTTCTCCTCGTTTTTTTGGGCCGTTCCAAATTATTCAGAAGATTGGACAGGTTGCATACAAACTGCAATTACCGGTATCTTCCAAGATTCATCCTATCTTCCATGTCTCTCAGCTGAAGAAAGCAGTCGGTAATTACATTGCTATTCCAGAGTTACCAGCCAGTTTAGAAACAGACAAGAGAGCCATCATTCCGGCTAGGGTGCTGTCTTGGAGGGATAGATGGGAGCAGGGTCAACACAAGAGGGAATGGCTCATCCAGTGGGAAGGTATGGATGTTGGTGATGCTACTTGGGAAGAAGAGCTCCTGTTGAAGAGTCAATTTCCAGATCTTAGCCTTGAGGACAAGGCTAGTGTTGAAGGAGGGGGTGATGATAGGAAGGAGGCTGAGACCATTGATAATGAAGGGGAG ATTTTTAATTACTTGATAAATTATGCAGTTGCATCTTCTACTGGAGTACTTGGAGTTCTAGCTTTATTGGCTTGGTTCTTGAGAAGGCGTTTTATCAGCAACAAAAACTCACCATACCAAATAATTGAGTTGTTTCTGAAAAACCATGGTCATCTAGCAGCTAAAAGATACACTTATACAGATATAAAAAAAGCAACCAATTCATTCAAAAACAAACTAGGTCACGGAGGATACGGAAGTGTATACAAAGGAAAATTACAAGATGGGAGTCTCGTGGCAGTAAAGATATTAAGTGAATCCAACGGTAACGGTGAAGAGTTCATTAACGAGGTTGCTAGTATTAGTGTCACTTCTCATGTTAATATCGTTAGTTTATTGGGATTCTGTTTAGAAGGTTCGAAAAGAGCTTTGATATATGACTACATGCCTAACGGATCACTAGAAAAGTTCATAAATGAAGACAAAGATCCACTAAAGCTAAGTTTTCCATTGAGTTGCAATACTATCTACAATATTGCAATAGGCGTTGCTCGAGGATTAGAGTATTTGCACAAGGGTTGCAATACTAAAATCTTGCATTTTGATATAAAACCTCATAATATATTGCTAGATGGTGATTTTTGTCCTAAAATTTCAGATTTTGGACTTGCAAAAGTATGTGCGAGAAAAGAAA TGTTCTCTAGAAATTTCGGTTCAGTTTCTCACAAGTCTGATGTATATAGCTATGGAATGATGGTTTTAGAAATGGTTGGTGGAAAACACAATAACAATATGGTTGATGATGAACGGTCGAGTGAAATTTATTTTCCACACTGGATTTACAAGCGCCTTGAGCTGAATCAAGAACCTAGACTGCagagtaataataataaatttgataAACAAATTGTTCGAAAGATGATTATAGTAAGCTTATGGTGCATCCAAACTGATCCATCCCATAGGCCTGAAATGAGTAAAGTAGTAGAAATGATGGAAGGTAGCTTGGAATCTTTGCAAATACCACCAAAACCTTTCCTGTCTTCACCTCCTAGGCCTCCCTCAGAATCATCGGATTGTAACACTTACACTTACACATCTCATGATTGGTATCCTTCAG GCACACTCCATAGTCCATACCACTGA